The following proteins are co-located in the Polystyrenella longa genome:
- a CDS encoding leucine-rich repeat domain-containing protein — protein sequence MNRYFDLSGVRYIGLSGPEITEAAIPVPNGCPELKELQLTYTSITTSGLSQLTVKDNITSLQISTAAVSDEFFAHPSQFPQLQQLFLNSDQLTNDGLSSLCQISSLRTLHLTQSEGVTNAVMDHIAYLNNLDRLSLHNVDISRFRLDLKSPLTHLHITGEIIDQLPDQLVEQICNTTSLKTLELEQCSMTEADLLRICDLPLLTCLNIPNMDVTSAVIEKIATKGRFDYLGLSADRITEQQVSQLNELSAFPDLRLGLNFQKPKESATAYDHLLVLQPETTLRFTRIKLTEKHRRIFNKKNVASIQLVGVTLPDDGLKSFKRTNPVWGIRIYDVPLSISDVRHIAKYNIEDELILFKTGLDETMIPALFEQSSLPRYLDIKFNKLTRDTRDQLLEQFPQNLLIF from the coding sequence ATGAATCGATATTTTGACCTCAGCGGTGTGCGATACATTGGGTTGAGTGGTCCAGAAATCACCGAAGCCGCGATTCCTGTACCCAATGGCTGTCCGGAATTAAAAGAACTACAACTCACATATACATCGATAACGACTTCAGGCTTATCACAACTCACCGTCAAAGATAATATTACCAGTCTGCAGATATCGACAGCAGCAGTCAGTGACGAATTCTTCGCACATCCGTCACAGTTTCCCCAACTGCAGCAACTCTTTCTTAATAGCGATCAGCTTACGAATGACGGCCTGTCCTCCCTTTGTCAGATCAGTTCGTTGAGGACACTCCACCTGACGCAATCTGAAGGAGTCACTAATGCCGTTATGGATCATATTGCTTACCTAAACAATCTTGATCGACTCTCACTGCATAACGTCGATATCTCTCGGTTCCGTCTCGACCTGAAGTCCCCACTAACTCATCTGCACATCACTGGAGAAATAATCGATCAGCTCCCCGATCAGCTGGTCGAACAAATATGCAATACGACGAGTCTTAAAACTCTGGAACTAGAGCAATGTTCGATGACCGAGGCAGACTTACTCCGCATTTGTGACCTTCCACTGCTGACCTGTCTGAATATTCCCAACATGGACGTTACCTCTGCAGTGATCGAAAAGATCGCCACCAAGGGCAGGTTCGATTATCTCGGATTATCTGCCGATCGAATCACCGAACAACAGGTGTCGCAGTTGAACGAGCTCTCGGCTTTTCCTGATTTGCGGCTAGGACTGAATTTTCAGAAACCCAAAGAATCGGCCACAGCATACGACCATTTGCTCGTACTGCAACCGGAAACCACCTTAAGGTTCACCCGCATCAAACTGACTGAGAAACATCGCCGAATCTTTAACAAGAAGAATGTTGCTTCCATCCAACTGGTTGGAGTTACCTTGCCTGATGACGGACTGAAATCGTTCAAGAGGACCAATCCCGTCTGGGGAATTCGCATATATGATGTCCCACTCTCGATAAGTGATGTAAGACACATCGCTAAATACAATATTGAAGACGAATTAATTCTGTTCAAAACGGGCTTGGACGAAACGATGATTCCAGCCCTTTTTGAACAGTCGTCGCTGCCCCGCTACCTAGACATCAAGTTTAACAAGTTGACCAGAGATACGCGTGACCAGTTACTCGAACAATTCCCTCAAAATCTCTTGATCTTCTAG